A section of the Devosia rhizoryzae genome encodes:
- a CDS encoding TetR/AcrR family transcriptional regulator, with product MSTLSNAPYHHGTLRQSLLEAALIILAREGEAGLGLRDLARAVGVSPAAPYRHFDSRAALLEALAVTGFQRFAARMEEVAASEPDDKMAAMGKTYVLFALENANLFRLMFSPQLKRENRPGLRMAADAAFDTMRHFIDGDMEKGRIQALAAWAKVHGLAVLLLDGQITIRPREDTEALIAQIIAGL from the coding sequence ATGTCAACATTATCCAATGCCCCGTATCACCACGGCACTTTACGCCAATCTCTGCTCGAAGCCGCGCTTATCATCCTTGCTCGAGAGGGTGAGGCCGGGCTCGGCCTGCGCGATCTTGCGCGGGCGGTCGGCGTGTCGCCTGCAGCGCCCTATCGTCATTTCGATAGCCGCGCCGCCCTGCTCGAAGCCTTGGCCGTCACCGGCTTTCAGCGTTTCGCCGCCCGCATGGAAGAGGTTGCCGCCAGCGAGCCCGACGACAAGATGGCGGCCATGGGCAAGACCTACGTGCTCTTTGCGCTCGAAAACGCCAATCTTTTTCGCCTGATGTTCTCGCCGCAGCTGAAGCGCGAAAACAGGCCCGGCCTGCGCATGGCAGCCGATGCGGCCTTCGATACCATGCGCCACTTCATTGATGGCGACATGGAAAAGGGTCGCATCCAGGCTCTGGCAGCATGGGCAAAGGTGCATGGCCTGGCGGTGCTGCTGCTCGACGGGCAGATCACCATTCGCCCGCGAGAGGACACCGAGGCCCTGATCGCCCAGATCATCGCCGGGCTTTAG
- a CDS encoding DUF2214 family protein, giving the protein MDWDFVLACTHHLAVFTLVGIFAAEFALLRPGIGAGQVKQLAKVDAAYGTVAGLVIVVGIIRVIFGDMGWQYYLGNHAFWGKMTAFLIMGLLTIPPTIAIRRWDKTGAGAPPANEVAASRRFVHLQAGVLLFIPIFAAAMARGYGS; this is encoded by the coding sequence ATGGACTGGGATTTTGTCCTTGCTTGCACGCACCATCTAGCAGTGTTCACATTGGTGGGGATCTTTGCTGCCGAATTTGCGCTGCTTCGGCCGGGGATCGGCGCAGGCCAGGTCAAGCAGTTGGCCAAAGTTGACGCTGCTTACGGCACCGTTGCTGGTCTCGTCATCGTCGTTGGCATCATCCGCGTCATCTTCGGCGACATGGGCTGGCAATACTATCTCGGCAATCACGCCTTCTGGGGCAAGATGACGGCATTCCTGATCATGGGGCTTCTGACGATCCCGCCCACCATCGCCATTCGCCGCTGGGACAAGACCGGGGCAGGGGCACCGCCGGCCAACGAGGTCGCCGCCAGCCGCAGGTTCGTCCATCTGCAAGCGGGCGTTTTGCTGTTCATCCCGATCTTTGCGGCCGCCATGGCACGGGGCTATGGCAGCTAA